One window of Sardina pilchardus chromosome 2, fSarPil1.1, whole genome shotgun sequence genomic DNA carries:
- the fubp1 gene encoding far upstream element-binding protein 1 isoform X4: MADYSNVAPPSSNNGGGMNDAFKDALQRIAAKIGGDGVAPPPSANDFGYGGQKRPLEDADQPEAKKVAPNDPFTAVMGGMGGGPPRSASEEFKVPDGMVGFIIGRGGEQISRLQQESGCKIQIAPDSGGMPDRSVTLTGAPESILAAKRLLTEIVDKGRPTPFHHNDGPGMTVQEILVPASKAGLVIGKGGETIKQLQERAGVKMVMIQDGPQNTGADKPLRISGEPFKVQQAKEMVMELIRDQGFREQRGEYGQRMGGGGGGGGGGGGGGGGGGGGGGGGGGGGGDSLDVPVPRFAVGIVIGRNGEMIKKIQNDTGVRIQFKPDDGTTPERIAQIMGPPDRAQHAAEIISDLLRSVQAGGPPGPGGRGRGRGQGNWNMGPPGGLQEFTFTVPTMKTGLIIGKGGETIKGISQQSGARIELQRNPPPNADPSIKVFTVRGTHQQIDYARQLVEEKIGGPVSPMGGPHGPPGPHGGPAPHGPPGPPGPPAPMGPYNPGPYNQGPPGGPHGPPGPYPPQGWGNGYPHWQQGQPDPNKAAADANAAAWAAYYAQYQQQPQAPMTPTSAAPGTAQTNGQGDPQAPGQSGQADYTKAWEEYYKKLGQQGQPTQDYTKAWEEYYKKQGQAAPQAAAATPAPAQAGGQPDYSAAWAEYYRQQAAYYGQAGAQGMGAAPQAPQGQ; encoded by the exons ATGGCAGATTATTCTAACGTGGCTCCACCGTCCTCAAACAATGGAGGAGGAATGAACGACGCTTTTAAGGATGCACTACAGCGG ATTGCTGCTAAAATAGGGGGCGATGGCGTTGCCCCTCCTCCTTCGGCAAATGACTTTGGGTATGGGGGACAGAAACGGCCCTTGGAGGACGCTG atCAACCAGAGGCAAAAAAGGTTGCCCCTAATGACC CTTTCACAGCAGTCATGGGGGGAATGGGTGGCGGTCCCCCAAG GTCTGCTTCAGAGGAGTTCAAAGTCCCCGATGGCATGGTTGGATTCA TCatcggaagaggaggagagcagataTCCCGGTTGCAGCAGGAGTCGGGATGTAAAATACAAATCGCCCCAG ATAGTGGAGGAATGCCAGACAGGTCGGTGACGTTAACAGGAGCTCCAGAATCTATCTT GGCTGCAAAGAGGCTATTAACAGAGATCGTGGACAAGGGCAGGCCCACACCATTCCACCATAATGATGGCCCAGGCATGACCGTGCAGGAGATTCTCGTTCCGGCCTCTAAAGCTGGTCTTGTTATCGGCAAGGGCGGAGAAACCATTAAACAGTTACAG GAACGTGCTGGTGTCAAGATGGTCATGATCCAGGATGGGCCGCAAAACACAGGAGCAGACAAACCTCTCCGGATCTCAGGAGAGCCCTTTAAAGTTCAA CAAGCCAAAGAGATGGTCATGGAATTGATTAGGGATCAAGGTTTCCGGGAGCAACGGGGTGAATACGGCCAAAGGAtgggcggtggtggaggaggaggaggaggaggaggaggaggaggaggtggcggcggtggtggcggaggaggaggaggaggaggtggtggtgacagTTTGGAT GTTCCAGTTCCACGGTTTGCAGTTGGAATTGTGATTGGAAGAAATGGTGAAATGATCAAGAAGATCCAAAACGACACTGGAGTTCGAATTCAATTCAAACCAG ACGACGGCACTACACCCGAGAGGATAGCTCAGATCATGGGGCCCCCTGACCGAGCGCAGCACGCGGCCGAGATCATCTCTGACCTGCTGAGGAGCGTACAGGCCGGAGGGCCCCCAGGGCCCGGTGGAAGGGGCAGAGGTCGCGGCCAGGGCAACTGGAACATGGGTCCCCCAGGAGGCCTGCAGGAGTTCACCTTCACCGTTCCCACCATGAAGACCGGCCTCATCATCGGCAAAG GGGGAGAGACCATTAAGGGTATCAGCCAGCAGTCAGGGGCCAGAATAGAACTGCAGCGGAACCCTCCTCCCAATGCCGACCCCAGTATCAAGGTTTTCACCGTCCGAGGAACGCACCAACAGATCGACTATGCTCGGCAACTGGTGGAGGAAAAAATTGGA GGTCCAGTCAGTCCAATGGGTGGTCCTCATGGACCTCCTGGCCCTCATGGAGGACCTGCACCGCATGGCCCCCCAGGGCCCCCTGGACCCCCTGCACCAATGGGGCCCTACAACCCCGGCCCATACAACCAGGGCCCCCCAGGAGGACCACA TGGTCCTCCTGGCCCGTACCCACCCCAGGGCTGGGGCAATGGCTACCCCCACTGGCAACAGGGACAGCCAGATCCCA ATAAAGCAGCAGCGGATGCCAACGCAGCGGCGTGGGCGGCTTATTACGCCCAGTACCAGCAGCAGCCTCAGGCCCCCATGACGCCCACTAGCGCCGCACCGGGCACAGCACAGACCAACGGCCAGG GTGACCCGCAGGCTCCAGGTCAGAGTGGACAGGCAGATTACACCAAGGCCTGGGAGGAATATTACAAGAAATTGG GTCAACAAGGTCAACCTACACAGGACTACACAAAGGCGTGGGAGGAGTACTACAAAAAACAAG GTCAAGCTGCCCCtcaggcagcagcagccacgCCGGCGCCGGCCCAAGCCGGAGGCCAGCCGGACTACAGCGCAGCCTGGGCTGAGTATTACCGCCAGCAAGCTGCGTACTACGGCCAGGCGGGAGCCCAGGGCATGGGAGCAGCACCACAGGCACCTCAG GGCCAGTAA
- the fubp1 gene encoding far upstream element-binding protein 1 isoform X1, whose amino-acid sequence MADYSNVAPPSSNNGGGMNDAFKDALQRARQIAAKIGGDGVAPPPSANDFGYGGQKRPLEDAGECFDQPEAKKVAPNDPFTAVMGGMGGGPPRSASEEFKVPDGMVGFIIGRGGEQISRLQQESGCKIQIAPDSGGMPDRSVTLTGAPESILAAKRLLTEIVDKGRPTPFHHNDGPGMTVQEILVPASKAGLVIGKGGETIKQLQERAGVKMVMIQDGPQNTGADKPLRISGEPFKVQQAKEMVMELIRDQGFREQRGEYGQRMGGGGGGGGGGGGGGGGGGGGGGGGGGGGGDSLDVPVPRFAVGIVIGRNGEMIKKIQNDTGVRIQFKPDDGTTPERIAQIMGPPDRAQHAAEIISDLLRSVQAGGPPGPGGRGRGRGQGNWNMGPPGGLQEFTFTVPTMKTGLIIGKGGETIKGISQQSGARIELQRNPPPNADPSIKVFTVRGTHQQIDYARQLVEEKIGGPVSPMGGPHGPPGPHGGPAPHGPPGPPGPPAPMGPYNPGPYNQGPPGGPHGPPGPYPPQGWGNGYPHWQQGQPDPNKAAADANAAAWAAYYAQYQQQPQAPMTPTSAAPGTAQTNGQGDPQAPGQSGQADYTKAWEEYYKKLGQQGQPTQDYTKAWEEYYKKQGQAAPQAAAATPAPAQAGGQPDYSAAWAEYYRQQAAYYGQAGAQGMGAAPQAPQGQ is encoded by the exons ATGGCAGATTATTCTAACGTGGCTCCACCGTCCTCAAACAATGGAGGAGGAATGAACGACGCTTTTAAGGATGCACTACAGCGGGCAAGACAA ATTGCTGCTAAAATAGGGGGCGATGGCGTTGCCCCTCCTCCTTCGGCAAATGACTTTGGGTATGGGGGACAGAAACGGCCCTTGGAGGACGCTGGTGAGTGTTTTG atCAACCAGAGGCAAAAAAGGTTGCCCCTAATGACC CTTTCACAGCAGTCATGGGGGGAATGGGTGGCGGTCCCCCAAG GTCTGCTTCAGAGGAGTTCAAAGTCCCCGATGGCATGGTTGGATTCA TCatcggaagaggaggagagcagataTCCCGGTTGCAGCAGGAGTCGGGATGTAAAATACAAATCGCCCCAG ATAGTGGAGGAATGCCAGACAGGTCGGTGACGTTAACAGGAGCTCCAGAATCTATCTT GGCTGCAAAGAGGCTATTAACAGAGATCGTGGACAAGGGCAGGCCCACACCATTCCACCATAATGATGGCCCAGGCATGACCGTGCAGGAGATTCTCGTTCCGGCCTCTAAAGCTGGTCTTGTTATCGGCAAGGGCGGAGAAACCATTAAACAGTTACAG GAACGTGCTGGTGTCAAGATGGTCATGATCCAGGATGGGCCGCAAAACACAGGAGCAGACAAACCTCTCCGGATCTCAGGAGAGCCCTTTAAAGTTCAA CAAGCCAAAGAGATGGTCATGGAATTGATTAGGGATCAAGGTTTCCGGGAGCAACGGGGTGAATACGGCCAAAGGAtgggcggtggtggaggaggaggaggaggaggaggaggaggaggaggtggcggcggtggtggcggaggaggaggaggaggaggtggtggtgacagTTTGGAT GTTCCAGTTCCACGGTTTGCAGTTGGAATTGTGATTGGAAGAAATGGTGAAATGATCAAGAAGATCCAAAACGACACTGGAGTTCGAATTCAATTCAAACCAG ACGACGGCACTACACCCGAGAGGATAGCTCAGATCATGGGGCCCCCTGACCGAGCGCAGCACGCGGCCGAGATCATCTCTGACCTGCTGAGGAGCGTACAGGCCGGAGGGCCCCCAGGGCCCGGTGGAAGGGGCAGAGGTCGCGGCCAGGGCAACTGGAACATGGGTCCCCCAGGAGGCCTGCAGGAGTTCACCTTCACCGTTCCCACCATGAAGACCGGCCTCATCATCGGCAAAG GGGGAGAGACCATTAAGGGTATCAGCCAGCAGTCAGGGGCCAGAATAGAACTGCAGCGGAACCCTCCTCCCAATGCCGACCCCAGTATCAAGGTTTTCACCGTCCGAGGAACGCACCAACAGATCGACTATGCTCGGCAACTGGTGGAGGAAAAAATTGGA GGTCCAGTCAGTCCAATGGGTGGTCCTCATGGACCTCCTGGCCCTCATGGAGGACCTGCACCGCATGGCCCCCCAGGGCCCCCTGGACCCCCTGCACCAATGGGGCCCTACAACCCCGGCCCATACAACCAGGGCCCCCCAGGAGGACCACA TGGTCCTCCTGGCCCGTACCCACCCCAGGGCTGGGGCAATGGCTACCCCCACTGGCAACAGGGACAGCCAGATCCCA ATAAAGCAGCAGCGGATGCCAACGCAGCGGCGTGGGCGGCTTATTACGCCCAGTACCAGCAGCAGCCTCAGGCCCCCATGACGCCCACTAGCGCCGCACCGGGCACAGCACAGACCAACGGCCAGG GTGACCCGCAGGCTCCAGGTCAGAGTGGACAGGCAGATTACACCAAGGCCTGGGAGGAATATTACAAGAAATTGG GTCAACAAGGTCAACCTACACAGGACTACACAAAGGCGTGGGAGGAGTACTACAAAAAACAAG GTCAAGCTGCCCCtcaggcagcagcagccacgCCGGCGCCGGCCCAAGCCGGAGGCCAGCCGGACTACAGCGCAGCCTGGGCTGAGTATTACCGCCAGCAAGCTGCGTACTACGGCCAGGCGGGAGCCCAGGGCATGGGAGCAGCACCACAGGCACCTCAG GGCCAGTAA
- the fubp1 gene encoding far upstream element-binding protein 1 isoform X3: MADYSNVAPPSSNNGGGMNDAFKDALQRARQIAAKIGGDGVAPPPSANDFGYGGQKRPLEDADQPEAKKVAPNDPFTAVMGGMGGGPPRSASEEFKVPDGMVGFIIGRGGEQISRLQQESGCKIQIAPDSGGMPDRSVTLTGAPESILAAKRLLTEIVDKGRPTPFHHNDGPGMTVQEILVPASKAGLVIGKGGETIKQLQERAGVKMVMIQDGPQNTGADKPLRISGEPFKVQQAKEMVMELIRDQGFREQRGEYGQRMGGGGGGGGGGGGGGGGGGGGGGGGGGGGGDSLDVPVPRFAVGIVIGRNGEMIKKIQNDTGVRIQFKPDDGTTPERIAQIMGPPDRAQHAAEIISDLLRSVQAGGPPGPGGRGRGRGQGNWNMGPPGGLQEFTFTVPTMKTGLIIGKGGETIKGISQQSGARIELQRNPPPNADPSIKVFTVRGTHQQIDYARQLVEEKIGGPVSPMGGPHGPPGPHGGPAPHGPPGPPGPPAPMGPYNPGPYNQGPPGGPHGPPGPYPPQGWGNGYPHWQQGQPDPNKAAADANAAAWAAYYAQYQQQPQAPMTPTSAAPGTAQTNGQGDPQAPGQSGQADYTKAWEEYYKKLGQQGQPTQDYTKAWEEYYKKQGQAAPQAAAATPAPAQAGGQPDYSAAWAEYYRQQAAYYGQAGAQGMGAAPQAPQGQ, translated from the exons ATGGCAGATTATTCTAACGTGGCTCCACCGTCCTCAAACAATGGAGGAGGAATGAACGACGCTTTTAAGGATGCACTACAGCGGGCAAGACAA ATTGCTGCTAAAATAGGGGGCGATGGCGTTGCCCCTCCTCCTTCGGCAAATGACTTTGGGTATGGGGGACAGAAACGGCCCTTGGAGGACGCTG atCAACCAGAGGCAAAAAAGGTTGCCCCTAATGACC CTTTCACAGCAGTCATGGGGGGAATGGGTGGCGGTCCCCCAAG GTCTGCTTCAGAGGAGTTCAAAGTCCCCGATGGCATGGTTGGATTCA TCatcggaagaggaggagagcagataTCCCGGTTGCAGCAGGAGTCGGGATGTAAAATACAAATCGCCCCAG ATAGTGGAGGAATGCCAGACAGGTCGGTGACGTTAACAGGAGCTCCAGAATCTATCTT GGCTGCAAAGAGGCTATTAACAGAGATCGTGGACAAGGGCAGGCCCACACCATTCCACCATAATGATGGCCCAGGCATGACCGTGCAGGAGATTCTCGTTCCGGCCTCTAAAGCTGGTCTTGTTATCGGCAAGGGCGGAGAAACCATTAAACAGTTACAG GAACGTGCTGGTGTCAAGATGGTCATGATCCAGGATGGGCCGCAAAACACAGGAGCAGACAAACCTCTCCGGATCTCAGGAGAGCCCTTTAAAGTTCAA CAAGCCAAAGAGATGGTCATGGAATTGATTAGGGATCAAGGTTTCCGGGAGCAACGGGGTGAATACGGCCAAAGGAtgggcggtggtggaggaggaggaggaggaggaggaggaggaggaggtggcggcggtggtggcggaggaggaggaggaggaggtggtggtgacagTTTGGAT GTTCCAGTTCCACGGTTTGCAGTTGGAATTGTGATTGGAAGAAATGGTGAAATGATCAAGAAGATCCAAAACGACACTGGAGTTCGAATTCAATTCAAACCAG ACGACGGCACTACACCCGAGAGGATAGCTCAGATCATGGGGCCCCCTGACCGAGCGCAGCACGCGGCCGAGATCATCTCTGACCTGCTGAGGAGCGTACAGGCCGGAGGGCCCCCAGGGCCCGGTGGAAGGGGCAGAGGTCGCGGCCAGGGCAACTGGAACATGGGTCCCCCAGGAGGCCTGCAGGAGTTCACCTTCACCGTTCCCACCATGAAGACCGGCCTCATCATCGGCAAAG GGGGAGAGACCATTAAGGGTATCAGCCAGCAGTCAGGGGCCAGAATAGAACTGCAGCGGAACCCTCCTCCCAATGCCGACCCCAGTATCAAGGTTTTCACCGTCCGAGGAACGCACCAACAGATCGACTATGCTCGGCAACTGGTGGAGGAAAAAATTGGA GGTCCAGTCAGTCCAATGGGTGGTCCTCATGGACCTCCTGGCCCTCATGGAGGACCTGCACCGCATGGCCCCCCAGGGCCCCCTGGACCCCCTGCACCAATGGGGCCCTACAACCCCGGCCCATACAACCAGGGCCCCCCAGGAGGACCACA TGGTCCTCCTGGCCCGTACCCACCCCAGGGCTGGGGCAATGGCTACCCCCACTGGCAACAGGGACAGCCAGATCCCA ATAAAGCAGCAGCGGATGCCAACGCAGCGGCGTGGGCGGCTTATTACGCCCAGTACCAGCAGCAGCCTCAGGCCCCCATGACGCCCACTAGCGCCGCACCGGGCACAGCACAGACCAACGGCCAGG GTGACCCGCAGGCTCCAGGTCAGAGTGGACAGGCAGATTACACCAAGGCCTGGGAGGAATATTACAAGAAATTGG GTCAACAAGGTCAACCTACACAGGACTACACAAAGGCGTGGGAGGAGTACTACAAAAAACAAG GTCAAGCTGCCCCtcaggcagcagcagccacgCCGGCGCCGGCCCAAGCCGGAGGCCAGCCGGACTACAGCGCAGCCTGGGCTGAGTATTACCGCCAGCAAGCTGCGTACTACGGCCAGGCGGGAGCCCAGGGCATGGGAGCAGCACCACAGGCACCTCAG GGCCAGTAA
- the fubp1 gene encoding far upstream element-binding protein 1 isoform X5: protein MADYSNVAPPSSNNGGGMNDAFKDALQRARQIAAKIGGDGVAPPPSANDFGYGGQKRPLEDAGECFDQPEAKKVAPNDPFTAVMGGMGGGPPRSASEEFKVPDGMVGFIIGRGGEQISRLQQESGCKIQIAPDSGGMPDRSVTLTGAPESILAAKRLLTEIVDKGRPTPFHHNDGPGMTVQEILVPASKAGLVIGKGGETIKQLQERAGVKMVMIQDGPQNTGADKPLRISGEPFKVQQAKEMVMELIRDQGFREQRGEYGQRMGGGGGGGGGGGGGGGGGGGGGGGGGGGGGDSLDVPVPRFAVGIVIGRNGEMIKKIQNDTGVRIQFKPDDGTTPERIAQIMGPPDRAQHAAEIISDLLRSVQAGGPPGPGGRGRGRGQGNWNMGPPGGLQEFTFTVPTMKTGLIIGKGGETIKGISQQSGARIELQRNPPPNADPSIKVFTVRGTHQQIDYARQLVEEKIGGPVSPMGGPHGPPGPHGGPAPHGPPGPPGPPAPMGPYNPGPYNQGPPGGPHGPPGPYPPQGWGNGYPHWQQGQPDPNKAAADANAAAWAAYYAQYQQQPQAPMTPTSAAPGTAQTNGQGQQGQPTQDYTKAWEEYYKKQGQAAPQAAAATPAPAQAGGQPDYSAAWAEYYRQQAAYYGQAGAQGMGAAPQAPQGQ, encoded by the exons ATGGCAGATTATTCTAACGTGGCTCCACCGTCCTCAAACAATGGAGGAGGAATGAACGACGCTTTTAAGGATGCACTACAGCGGGCAAGACAA ATTGCTGCTAAAATAGGGGGCGATGGCGTTGCCCCTCCTCCTTCGGCAAATGACTTTGGGTATGGGGGACAGAAACGGCCCTTGGAGGACGCTGGTGAGTGTTTTG atCAACCAGAGGCAAAAAAGGTTGCCCCTAATGACC CTTTCACAGCAGTCATGGGGGGAATGGGTGGCGGTCCCCCAAG GTCTGCTTCAGAGGAGTTCAAAGTCCCCGATGGCATGGTTGGATTCA TCatcggaagaggaggagagcagataTCCCGGTTGCAGCAGGAGTCGGGATGTAAAATACAAATCGCCCCAG ATAGTGGAGGAATGCCAGACAGGTCGGTGACGTTAACAGGAGCTCCAGAATCTATCTT GGCTGCAAAGAGGCTATTAACAGAGATCGTGGACAAGGGCAGGCCCACACCATTCCACCATAATGATGGCCCAGGCATGACCGTGCAGGAGATTCTCGTTCCGGCCTCTAAAGCTGGTCTTGTTATCGGCAAGGGCGGAGAAACCATTAAACAGTTACAG GAACGTGCTGGTGTCAAGATGGTCATGATCCAGGATGGGCCGCAAAACACAGGAGCAGACAAACCTCTCCGGATCTCAGGAGAGCCCTTTAAAGTTCAA CAAGCCAAAGAGATGGTCATGGAATTGATTAGGGATCAAGGTTTCCGGGAGCAACGGGGTGAATACGGCCAAAGGAtgggcggtggtggaggaggaggaggaggaggaggaggaggaggaggtggcggcggtggtggcggaggaggaggaggaggaggtggtggtgacagTTTGGAT GTTCCAGTTCCACGGTTTGCAGTTGGAATTGTGATTGGAAGAAATGGTGAAATGATCAAGAAGATCCAAAACGACACTGGAGTTCGAATTCAATTCAAACCAG ACGACGGCACTACACCCGAGAGGATAGCTCAGATCATGGGGCCCCCTGACCGAGCGCAGCACGCGGCCGAGATCATCTCTGACCTGCTGAGGAGCGTACAGGCCGGAGGGCCCCCAGGGCCCGGTGGAAGGGGCAGAGGTCGCGGCCAGGGCAACTGGAACATGGGTCCCCCAGGAGGCCTGCAGGAGTTCACCTTCACCGTTCCCACCATGAAGACCGGCCTCATCATCGGCAAAG GGGGAGAGACCATTAAGGGTATCAGCCAGCAGTCAGGGGCCAGAATAGAACTGCAGCGGAACCCTCCTCCCAATGCCGACCCCAGTATCAAGGTTTTCACCGTCCGAGGAACGCACCAACAGATCGACTATGCTCGGCAACTGGTGGAGGAAAAAATTGGA GGTCCAGTCAGTCCAATGGGTGGTCCTCATGGACCTCCTGGCCCTCATGGAGGACCTGCACCGCATGGCCCCCCAGGGCCCCCTGGACCCCCTGCACCAATGGGGCCCTACAACCCCGGCCCATACAACCAGGGCCCCCCAGGAGGACCACA TGGTCCTCCTGGCCCGTACCCACCCCAGGGCTGGGGCAATGGCTACCCCCACTGGCAACAGGGACAGCCAGATCCCA ATAAAGCAGCAGCGGATGCCAACGCAGCGGCGTGGGCGGCTTATTACGCCCAGTACCAGCAGCAGCCTCAGGCCCCCATGACGCCCACTAGCGCCGCACCGGGCACAGCACAGACCAACGGCCAGG GTCAACAAGGTCAACCTACACAGGACTACACAAAGGCGTGGGAGGAGTACTACAAAAAACAAG GTCAAGCTGCCCCtcaggcagcagcagccacgCCGGCGCCGGCCCAAGCCGGAGGCCAGCCGGACTACAGCGCAGCCTGGGCTGAGTATTACCGCCAGCAAGCTGCGTACTACGGCCAGGCGGGAGCCCAGGGCATGGGAGCAGCACCACAGGCACCTCAG GGCCAGTAA
- the fubp1 gene encoding far upstream element-binding protein 1 isoform X6, whose amino-acid sequence MADYSNVAPPSSNNGGGMNDAFKDALQRARQIAAKIGGDGVAPPPSANDFGYGGQKRPLEDADQPEAKKVAPNDPFTAVMGGMGGGPPRSASEEFKVPDGMVGFIIGRGGEQISRLQQESGCKIQIAPDSGGMPDRSVTLTGAPESILAAKRLLTEIVDKGRPTPFHHNDGPGMTVQEILVPASKAGLVIGKGGETIKQLQERAGVKMVMIQDGPQNTGADKPLRISGEPFKVQQAKEMVMELIRDQGFREQRGEYGQRMGGGGGGGGGGGGGGGGGGGGGGGGGGGGGDSLDVPVPRFAVGIVIGRNGEMIKKIQNDTGVRIQFKPDDGTTPERIAQIMGPPDRAQHAAEIISDLLRSVQAGGPPGPGGRGRGRGQGNWNMGPPGGLQEFTFTVPTMKTGLIIGKGGETIKGISQQSGARIELQRNPPPNADPSIKVFTVRGTHQQIDYARQLVEEKIGGPVSPMGGPHGPPGPHGGPAPHGPPGPPGPPAPMGPYNPGPYNQGPPGGPHGPPGPYPPQGWGNGYPHWQQGQPDPNKAAADANAAAWAAYYAQYQQQPQAPMTPTSAAPGTAQTNGQGQQGQPTQDYTKAWEEYYKKQGQAAPQAAAATPAPAQAGGQPDYSAAWAEYYRQQAAYYGQAGAQGMGAAPQAPQGQ is encoded by the exons ATGGCAGATTATTCTAACGTGGCTCCACCGTCCTCAAACAATGGAGGAGGAATGAACGACGCTTTTAAGGATGCACTACAGCGGGCAAGACAA ATTGCTGCTAAAATAGGGGGCGATGGCGTTGCCCCTCCTCCTTCGGCAAATGACTTTGGGTATGGGGGACAGAAACGGCCCTTGGAGGACGCTG atCAACCAGAGGCAAAAAAGGTTGCCCCTAATGACC CTTTCACAGCAGTCATGGGGGGAATGGGTGGCGGTCCCCCAAG GTCTGCTTCAGAGGAGTTCAAAGTCCCCGATGGCATGGTTGGATTCA TCatcggaagaggaggagagcagataTCCCGGTTGCAGCAGGAGTCGGGATGTAAAATACAAATCGCCCCAG ATAGTGGAGGAATGCCAGACAGGTCGGTGACGTTAACAGGAGCTCCAGAATCTATCTT GGCTGCAAAGAGGCTATTAACAGAGATCGTGGACAAGGGCAGGCCCACACCATTCCACCATAATGATGGCCCAGGCATGACCGTGCAGGAGATTCTCGTTCCGGCCTCTAAAGCTGGTCTTGTTATCGGCAAGGGCGGAGAAACCATTAAACAGTTACAG GAACGTGCTGGTGTCAAGATGGTCATGATCCAGGATGGGCCGCAAAACACAGGAGCAGACAAACCTCTCCGGATCTCAGGAGAGCCCTTTAAAGTTCAA CAAGCCAAAGAGATGGTCATGGAATTGATTAGGGATCAAGGTTTCCGGGAGCAACGGGGTGAATACGGCCAAAGGAtgggcggtggtggaggaggaggaggaggaggaggaggaggaggaggtggcggcggtggtggcggaggaggaggaggaggaggtggtggtgacagTTTGGAT GTTCCAGTTCCACGGTTTGCAGTTGGAATTGTGATTGGAAGAAATGGTGAAATGATCAAGAAGATCCAAAACGACACTGGAGTTCGAATTCAATTCAAACCAG ACGACGGCACTACACCCGAGAGGATAGCTCAGATCATGGGGCCCCCTGACCGAGCGCAGCACGCGGCCGAGATCATCTCTGACCTGCTGAGGAGCGTACAGGCCGGAGGGCCCCCAGGGCCCGGTGGAAGGGGCAGAGGTCGCGGCCAGGGCAACTGGAACATGGGTCCCCCAGGAGGCCTGCAGGAGTTCACCTTCACCGTTCCCACCATGAAGACCGGCCTCATCATCGGCAAAG GGGGAGAGACCATTAAGGGTATCAGCCAGCAGTCAGGGGCCAGAATAGAACTGCAGCGGAACCCTCCTCCCAATGCCGACCCCAGTATCAAGGTTTTCACCGTCCGAGGAACGCACCAACAGATCGACTATGCTCGGCAACTGGTGGAGGAAAAAATTGGA GGTCCAGTCAGTCCAATGGGTGGTCCTCATGGACCTCCTGGCCCTCATGGAGGACCTGCACCGCATGGCCCCCCAGGGCCCCCTGGACCCCCTGCACCAATGGGGCCCTACAACCCCGGCCCATACAACCAGGGCCCCCCAGGAGGACCACA TGGTCCTCCTGGCCCGTACCCACCCCAGGGCTGGGGCAATGGCTACCCCCACTGGCAACAGGGACAGCCAGATCCCA ATAAAGCAGCAGCGGATGCCAACGCAGCGGCGTGGGCGGCTTATTACGCCCAGTACCAGCAGCAGCCTCAGGCCCCCATGACGCCCACTAGCGCCGCACCGGGCACAGCACAGACCAACGGCCAGG GTCAACAAGGTCAACCTACACAGGACTACACAAAGGCGTGGGAGGAGTACTACAAAAAACAAG GTCAAGCTGCCCCtcaggcagcagcagccacgCCGGCGCCGGCCCAAGCCGGAGGCCAGCCGGACTACAGCGCAGCCTGGGCTGAGTATTACCGCCAGCAAGCTGCGTACTACGGCCAGGCGGGAGCCCAGGGCATGGGAGCAGCACCACAGGCACCTCAG GGCCAGTAA